One genomic window of Elaeis guineensis isolate ETL-2024a chromosome 2, EG11, whole genome shotgun sequence includes the following:
- the LOC105042277 gene encoding uncharacterized protein isoform X1 yields MALLSPRSISLFAGGRSKTFSPTARFRASSDVPVPDFLSSDWLESRRKRPFGPRLNFSAEKAVQCQLEALKYNDQPRQDYGIEVMYRFAGFDPFERSTYFGPFFDLGQFERFRRIFHHSTYRVLLGHKERKILSSLWVKEDRFKQRVWIQGSRPEEEEIFQFTMVQRVGGSWDGYWLTESLLHDGDGFSGAVAY; encoded by the exons ATGGCGTTGTTGTCGCCTCGGTCAATCTCTCTCTTCGCCGGCGGCCGATCGAAAACCTTCTCCCCGACCGCTCGTTTCAGAGCTTCCTCGGACGTTCCCGTTCCCGATTTTCTCTCATCGGATTG GCTTGAATCTCGCAGGAAAAGGCCTTTTGGCCCAAGGCTGAAT tTTAGTGCAGAAAAAGCAGTGCAGTGCCAGCTTGAAGCACTAAAATACAATGATCAACCTCGTCAAGACTATGGGATAGAAGTCATGTACAGG tTTGCTGGGTTTGATCCATTTGAAAGGTCGACCTACTTTGGCCCATTCTTTGATTTAGGGCAG TTTGAGCGCTTCAGGCGAATATTTCACCATTCAACTTACAGGGTTTTGCTCGGTCACAAGGAAAGGAAGATCTTGAGCAGTTTGTGGGTTAAAGAG GACCGATTCAAACAGAGAGTTTGGATACAAGGTTCTCGACCAGAGGAGGAAGAAATCTTCCAATTTACCATGGTTCAG AGGGTAGGTGGCTCTTGGGATGGTTATTGGTTAACAGAGAGCTTGCTTCATGATGGAGATGGATTTTCTGGTGCTGTTGCTTATTGA
- the LOC105042277 gene encoding uncharacterized protein isoform X2: MALLSPRSISLFAGGRSKTFSPTARFRASSDVPVPDFLSSDWLESRRKRPFGPRLNFSAEKAVQCQLEALKYNDQPRQDYGIEVMYRFAGFDPFERSTYFGPFFDLGQFERFRRIFHHSTYRVLLGHKERKILSSLWVKERVWIQGSRPEEEEIFQFTMVQRVGGSWDGYWLTESLLHDGDGFSGAVAY, encoded by the exons ATGGCGTTGTTGTCGCCTCGGTCAATCTCTCTCTTCGCCGGCGGCCGATCGAAAACCTTCTCCCCGACCGCTCGTTTCAGAGCTTCCTCGGACGTTCCCGTTCCCGATTTTCTCTCATCGGATTG GCTTGAATCTCGCAGGAAAAGGCCTTTTGGCCCAAGGCTGAAT tTTAGTGCAGAAAAAGCAGTGCAGTGCCAGCTTGAAGCACTAAAATACAATGATCAACCTCGTCAAGACTATGGGATAGAAGTCATGTACAGG tTTGCTGGGTTTGATCCATTTGAAAGGTCGACCTACTTTGGCCCATTCTTTGATTTAGGGCAG TTTGAGCGCTTCAGGCGAATATTTCACCATTCAACTTACAGGGTTTTGCTCGGTCACAAGGAAAGGAAGATCTTGAGCAGTTTGTGGGTTAAAGAG AGAGTTTGGATACAAGGTTCTCGACCAGAGGAGGAAGAAATCTTCCAATTTACCATGGTTCAG AGGGTAGGTGGCTCTTGGGATGGTTATTGGTTAACAGAGAGCTTGCTTCATGATGGAGATGGATTTTCTGGTGCTGTTGCTTATTGA